The bacterium DNA window CGTGCGGCAGCTCGGGATGGGTCGGGGCTTATCCGGCCTGTGCCCACCTTTCTGTAGGGCGGGTTGGCCAGAACCATGTCAAACCGCTCCAGAGTTCCTTTCCAGGGGTGGTTTCTGAGGTCAGCCTGAACAAACCGAATGTTGTCGAGGCTGTTTATGCGGGCGCTTTGCCTTGCCTGCCCGATCAGTTCGGACTGGATCTCTACTCCCAGAAGACTGCAAAAGGGGTTCTCCTTCGCGAGCAGAAGACCCACCAGGCCGTTGCCGCAGCCAAGATCCGCAATCCTCCATTCAGGGGATGGCTTGATGAAACGGGCAAGGAGGAGACCATCGATGGAGGCCTTTACACCCTTGGGAGTCTGCAACAGTTTTATACCATTGATTTCGTCTAATATAATTGCCGCATCCTCTCAAGTTGAAGTATCGGCGTGTCGGTGTGTCGGTGTGTCGGCGAAAAGGCCATGCTGAAAGCTATCAGCTGTCAGCTGATTGTCGTGGTTCTCACCGATACCCCGATACCCCGTTACGCCGACACCTGGACTCAGACCGCAGGTGTTTCAGGGTCTGAGTCCAGCACTTCCCCTTTAAGGTCATGGATATCGCTATCCGTGATCAGCACTCGAACAAACGTGCCCGGTTCAATGTCTTCGTCGAGCCTCACCACACCATCAACTTCCGGTGCCTGGCCCTGATGGCGGCCAAAGGGGCCTTTTTCGTCGAACCCTTCTGCAAGGACAGTCAGTTCCTGCCCAACCAGCCTGCTTAACCTCTGTGCTGAGATCCCGGCCTGCTCCTCCATGAGTTTGTCAGCCCTGGATCTCGCGACATCAGAGGGCACCTGATTTTTCATTCCCGCTGCCGGTGTCCCCTCTTCAAGGCTGTAGGGGAAAACACCCAGATGATCGATACCAGCCTCCTGAATGAAGTGGAGGAGTTCATTAAAGTCCTCCTCCGTTTCCCCCGGAAAACCGGTCATTAGAGTCGTCCTGAGGTAAACACCAGGTATGGCATTGCGGACCCGTCGCACCACATCCATGGGCGAGGGTGCCTCCCCCCTG harbors:
- a CDS encoding methyltransferase, whose product is MQTPKGVKASIDGLLLARFIKPSPEWRIADLGCGNGLVGLLLAKENPFCSLLGVEIQSELIGQARQSARINSLDNIRFVQADLRNHPWKGTLERFDMVLANPPYRKVGTGRISPDPSRAAARHEIHGGVSDFARSASALLRDGGSSTWIYLARRFDDLAAAVTAAGMEPVRKRYILSRENEEPSLVLLEALKGDGLGIVYGEEPLVLYREGKGREYTEEAREIIYGRANGESEL